The sequence GCCGAAGGTCCGGTACCGGCGCAGCTCCCAGAACAGCCAGCCGATGCTGATGATCGCCAACACGACGAAGACCAGCGAACCGGAGAACGTGTCCCAGAGGGTGTGCAGGACGACGACACCCAGGAACGTGCCGATGAAGCCGAAGAGCCGAGTAACGCTCGGGCTGGCGAGCAACGCCCACAGCGCGCCGGCGGTGAGCCCGGTCCAGGCGGTGTGACCGGCGGGCGCCGTCAGACCCCGGATGAAGAGCGTCTGCTCCACCGCACCGATGTTGCCCTGGGAACTCAGCAGCGCGCTGAACGCGTAGCCCATCGTCTCCAGTGCGGCGAACCCCATGCCGGCGGCGATGCCGATGATCAGCCCGTCGGAGGGCACCCGGCGACGATGCTGGGCCACCACCGTGAACAGCAGGATCACCGGGACGATCAGCTTCGCCGACTCCTCGATCAGCGCCACGAACAACATCGGCAGGGTGCCGAGGCCGCGCAGGGTGTCGTACTCCAGGGTGCCGGCGACCACCGTGCCGATCACACCACCGAAGAACGCCGACGTCACCAGCACCGACGCCGGCACCTGCCACCGCCCGGTCCGGGCCTGTGCGAACGTCAGGAACGTCAGCGGCACCAGCGTCGCCCCGAGCAGGATCAACGCCGGTACGAAATTCGGATTCTTGGTGCTGACCAGGGTGCGCAGCACCGCCACATAGAGGATCAGCCCGATGACGAGCACACCAACCCACGCCCAGCGGCGCCAACGATCACCCATACCGCGCAGTCTGTCGGACGCAGGTTACGAAGACCAGCCACGGCACTGAGATCCTGACGACTTCCCAGCGGCGGCGACGTCCGCTGTTCAGGGGCGGCGATGCGCGGGAGTGATGGCTACGATCTTCGCCCATGCGCCGCGGAGCACCGTTACTGTCACTCGTCGTCCTGTTGGCCCTTCCCGCCTGCACCTCGAAACCCGAGGAGCCCGGGGACGTGGCGTTGACCGTCTTCCTCGACAACGACGTGACGGTGGCGCAGAAGGGCAGCGTGGAGCAGCAACTCCGGTCCATGCCAAGTGTCACTGAGGCGTCCCTCGAAACCCGCGAGCAGGCGTACGAGCGCCAGAAGGCGGACCTGAAGGACCAGCCCGACCTGCTGGCGGCCCTCAAGCCGGAGTACCTGCCGGAGCTTCTTCACGCCACCGTCAGCGACCCGTCGATCGCCGAGGCGGTCGAACTGGTGATGGCCGAGGCCGACGGCGTGCAGGACGTGGCGCTCAGGATCGCGGACGTCGACCCCCGGCCATCGCGGATCGGCGTCATCGTCCGGCTCACGTCGTCGGCGACCGACGAACAACGGGCCGCCGTGGAGACGGCCGTCCGGGCACTCCCCACGGCGAAGTCGATCGAATTCGAGGACCGCGACGCCGCGTACGAGCGCCTCCGCAAGCGGTGTCAGGGCAAGGGTGACCTGTCCACGCAGCTCCAACCGCAGATGACGCGCGAGTCGTGGCGGTTCGAGATGCCATTGAACGGAGAAGGATCTGGAGTGGGCGAGCTGATGAGGCTCGACGGCGTCGACGGCGTACCCCTGGCCCCTCTGGCGATGCTGTAACGCCTGCGGAGGGCCGCAAGCCGTTTCGGCGTGTCGCAGTCGAAGGGACGGCCCCGATCAGCGTGGGAACGGGCTGAGGGGTGACCTGTCGCCTACGGACCACTTGTGGCCGGACGGGTCCGTGAAGCCACCTTGACGGTGCGTCCCCCAGGGCACGTGGTG comes from Micromonospora vinacea and encodes:
- a CDS encoding PrsW family intramembrane metalloprotease; the protein is MGDRWRRWAWVGVLVIGLILYVAVLRTLVSTKNPNFVPALILLGATLVPLTFLTFAQARTGRWQVPASVLVTSAFFGGVIGTVVAGTLEYDTLRGLGTLPMLFVALIEESAKLIVPVILLFTVVAQHRRRVPSDGLIIGIAAGMGFAALETMGYAFSALLSSQGNIGAVEQTLFIRGLTAPAGHTAWTGLTAGALWALLASPSVTRLFGFIGTFLGVVVLHTLWDTFSGSLVFVVLAIISIGWLFWELRRYRTFGEHPVGQLQPH
- a CDS encoding permease-like cell division protein FtsX; the encoded protein is MRRGAPLLSLVVLLALPACTSKPEEPGDVALTVFLDNDVTVAQKGSVEQQLRSMPSVTEASLETREQAYERQKADLKDQPDLLAALKPEYLPELLHATVSDPSIAEAVELVMAEADGVQDVALRIADVDPRPSRIGVIVRLTSSATDEQRAAVETAVRALPTAKSIEFEDRDAAYERLRKRCQGKGDLSTQLQPQMTRESWRFEMPLNGEGSGVGELMRLDGVDGVPLAPLAML